Below is a genomic region from Bacillus mycoides.
TTACGGCAATCCAAGTAGCGCGTTTGCATCCTGTTAAAGGACATGAAGTTTTATTCGATGCGTTACAACAAACAAAATTGGAGAAAATTAAAGTGTTATTAGTTGGTGACGGGCCGTTAGAAAGAGAACTAAAGGCGTTAGCTACTGAAAAAGGGATTAATGATAAAGTTGAATTTTTAGGGCATCGTCAAGATGTGAAACAATTATTTGCTTCATCACATGTCAATTTGTTAACTTCCCATAGCGAAGGATTTCCATTAGTTTTATTAGAAGCGGCAAATCAACGTGTACCATCAATTGTGACTAGAGCTGGAGAAATCGAACCGTTAATTGCAGATGAAACTTATGGGTGGATTGTACCAACTGGTGATGGAAAAGCATTGGCATCGGCATTAGAAGAGGCCTATGATAAGTGGAAAACTGGAGAGTTATCAGTAATGGGCAAGCATATTTATGAGCATGCTACTATGAACTTCTCACTTCAAAAATTATATGAAGATACGAAAGAAACATATAAGCAATTAATAGCAAAAAACCTTTAATGATAGAGAGGATAGTTAATTATGGCAGTACAAACGGTTGATATTCTAGGTGTTCCTTTCTCTACAATGACAATGGATGAAACGGTCCAATATTTAAAGGAACAACTAGAATTGGAGCAAACTCATACTTTTCAGGTAGTAACAGCAAATCCTGAAATTGTTATGTGTGCAAAAAAGGATGAAGAGTTCCATAAAACATTACTAAATACCGATTTAATTACACCTGATGGTATTGGGGTTGTAAAAGCAAGTGGTATGCTTGGTACACCTGTAAAAGAACGTGTAGCAGGTTTTGATTTAATGTGTAATTTATTTGCGAAGTTATCAGAAGAGAATAAACCAGTATCTGTTTTCTTATTAGGTGCAAAACCACATGTTGTACAAGCCGCGGCTGATCATTTAACGAAGACATATTCGGCTGCATCTATCGTGGGGATACAAGATGGATATTTTAAACAAGAAGAAGAAGAGAATATTGTTTCACGTATTCAAGAGGCAAAACCAGATCTATTACTTGTTGCACTTGGCTTTCCAAGACAAGAAAACTTTATCCAAAACAATAAGCATCGTTTAGAAACGAAAATGGCTGTTGGAGTAGGCGGTAGTTTAGATGTGTGGGCTGGAGAGGTAAAACGTGCGCCAAAATGGATTCAATCTATTCATTTAGAGTGGTTTTACAGATTATGTAGTAATCCAACACGTTGGCGTCGTCAGTTAGTATTAGCTGAATTTTTAAAAGAAGTAATGCGTTCAAAAAAGTAGCGGAACATCGCTACTTTTTTATTTGTTTATTTTTGATAAACATTTTACTTTTTGGGAATGATGAAGGGGAATTTTTTATAAGAAAGTATTTTACTTATGCAATACACACATGTAAAATGATGTGTAAAGACACCTGTGTAAGGAGGACTTCTTGTGAGCAAGGTAAAAGAAATTTCGAAGCGAAAGCTACTTGGTATAGCAGGGCTTGGCTGGCTATTTGATGCAATGGATGTTGGAATGCTTTCATTTGTAATCGTAGCACTCCAAAAAGATTGGGGATTAAGTACTCAAGAAATGGGTTGGATAGGTAGCGTTAATTCAATTGGTATGGCAGTAGGAGCGCTCCTTTTTGGGATACTATCAGATAAAATAGGACGGAAATCAGTCTTTATTATTACATTATTACTATTTTCTATCGGTAGTGGTTTAACTGCTTTAACGACGACATTCGCGATGTTCCTCGTTTTACGCTTTTTAATTGGTATGGGACTTGGTGGGGAACTTCCAGTTGCATCTACTC
It encodes:
- a CDS encoding WecB/TagA/CpsF family glycosyltransferase, whose translation is MAVQTVDILGVPFSTMTMDETVQYLKEQLELEQTHTFQVVTANPEIVMCAKKDEEFHKTLLNTDLITPDGIGVVKASGMLGTPVKERVAGFDLMCNLFAKLSEENKPVSVFLLGAKPHVVQAAADHLTKTYSAASIVGIQDGYFKQEEEENIVSRIQEAKPDLLLVALGFPRQENFIQNNKHRLETKMAVGVGGSLDVWAGEVKRAPKWIQSIHLEWFYRLCSNPTRWRRQLVLAEFLKEVMRSKK